The Acidimicrobiales bacterium sequence CACGACCGCGGTGGCGCGCACGCCGTGCTCGGCCTCGATCTCGGCGGCCGCGGTGTGCACGTCGTCCTCGGTGCGGCCGTTGACCACCACGTGCACGCCCTCGCGGGCGATGCTTTCGGCGCAGGCCCGGCCCAGTCCGCGGCTGGAGGCGAGCAGGATGGCGGTTCGACCGGTCAGTCCGAGATCCACGGTCCGCTCCTCAGACCAGGCCCCGGGTGGCCCGGGCCGCGGCGATGGCATCGAGGTCGGTCGGGGCGAAGAACTCGGGGGGCGGGTCGGTGGGGCCCCACACCGAGAACCCGGCGGGGCCGTCGCTGCCTTCCCAGTCCCGGCGACAGTGGTCCCGCTCCCACGCGTCGTCATCGACGATCTGGTCCATGTCGGTGAAGAACTCGAACGTGTTGCCGGCCGGGTCGGTGAGATACCAGAACACGTTGGATCCGAGGTTGTGGCGCCCGATGCCGACCACGCTGGCGTCCGGCCGCTCGGCCACGACCGCGGTGCCGGCCGCACCGACCGCGTCGACGTCGTCGACCTCCATCGCGTAGTGGTTGAGGTAGCCGGTGGGGGCGGGGTGGATGAGCAGGTTGTGGTGGTCGGCCTCGATCCGGGCGAAGGTGGCGAAGCCGTTCAAGACCGAGTCGGAGATCTTGAAGCCGAGCCCGTCGAGATAGAAGCGCACCGATGCCTCCGGGTCGGGAGTCCCGAGCACGACATGGCCCAGCCGGCGGGGAGCGCGGGGCGTGTGTCGTTCGTCGACCGCTCCGGCCCGGGCGGTGGTGCGGCCCTGCTCGCCGGGGCGGTTGGCCGGCCGGACGGGGACGGGGGTGAGCGGAGCGGGCGCGCCGACGTCGATCACCACCGTGTGGCCGAGCACCGGATCCGTGCACGTGAGCGTGGTGTCAGCCGTGGTCGCGGCGACCCCGAGGGTGTCGAGCCGGGCGGCGATCGCGGCGAGATCCGCTTCCTCGGCGCAGCTCAGATGGAGCTCGGCCAGGTGGCGGTGGTCGCCCTCGGCGATGCGCAGCTGCACCGGCCGGTCGACGGTGCCGTAGACGCCGTCGGCGCTGCGTTGCATGCCCCGCCGTTCCCAGAAGTCGCCGAGTTCGGCGGGGTCGGGGACCCGCAGTTCGATGTCGAGGAGTCCGTTGAGAGCCATTCTGGACAAATTAGATCAATTGATAGAGAATAGTCAACACGATGGCCGACACGACCGAACCAGCGCCGCCGCGCCGCCGCCAGGCCCGAGCCGACGCCACCCGGCTGGCCCTGCTCGACGCCGCCGTGCACGAGTTCGCGGCCCACGGCTTCGAGGGCGCCACCACGCGGGCCATCGCCACCCGGGCCGGCACCCACCAACCGCAGATCAACTACCACTTCGCGTCCAAGGACGAGCTGTGGCGGGCCGCCGTCGACCACGTCTTCGGCAAGCTCGACGCCGCACTGTTCGCCCAACTCGGGGACGAGGCGACCGAAGGACTGGACACCCGGGAGGGTTTCGCCGCGCTCCTACGCGCCATCGTGCGGGCGGTCGCCGGACTGCCCGAACTCAATCGGATCATGATGCAGGAAGCGACCGCCGACTCCGAGCGGCTGGCCTGGATCGTGGAGCACCAGACCCGGGCGCGCTACGACCTGCTCGCGGGGGCGTGGCGGGACCTGCGAGCCCGGAAGTTGGTGGCGGATCTCGACGAGACGGTCGTGTACTACGCCCTCATCGGGTCCGCCTCGCTGGCCTACGTGAACGCGCCGGAGGCGCGGAGGCTCCTCGATCGTGACCCGATCGACGACGGGTTCGTCGAGGCCCACGCCGAGGCGATGGTGACGATGTTCCTCGGTCCGGATCCGGCGTAGCGAGCAGAACGAGCGGCGCCGCCCTGTCGGGCAGGATCGGTCCGTTGATCTTCCCCGATCCGCGCGAACTGCGAGGTTGACCGGCAAGGAGCTCGCGGCGTGAGGGTCCATCGGCCGGCGGGAGATGGGATAGTTGACGCATGGCCGATCCACTCCCTCCCGCCCCCTCGTGGCGGGGTATCAATCACCTGGCCCTCGTCACGCCCGACATGGAGGTGACCACGCGCTTCTATGCCGGGGTGCTGGGCATGCCGTTGGTCATGACGCTCATGGCGGGGCCCATGCGCCACTACTTCTTCGAGATGGCTCCGGGCAACACCGTCGCCTTCTTCGAGATTCGCGATGCCGAGACCTTCCGGAAGGGCGCCGGGTCGCCTGCCCCCCATCCCGTGCAACTCGACCACCTGTCGTTCAACGTGGCCGACGAGGACGCACTCCATCAGTTGCGGGAGCGGCTGGTGGCGGCCGGCACGGAGGTGACCGAGATCGTCGATCACGAGCAGATGAAGTCGGTGTACTTCACCGATCCGAACGGCATCGCCCTGGAAGCCTCGTACTGGGTTATCGACGGAACCGGTCGGCCCATGAACATCCATGATGCTCGGGTCTTCGCCGACCCCGACCCGGTCCCCGCGGTCGCCGAGCTCGCGGCGGGTGCCATTGCGGCGCTTCCGACGACATCGCTGGTCTGACGCGGTGTCGCGTCGGCCGGCTCGACGACGCGACGAGCCGCTCAGGGTGGCGGCAGGCTGTCCATCCCCAGGAGGTCCGGGTCGGTCGAGGGGTCGTAGTCGTTGTCGGCACTGAAGTCGATGCCGGCCGTCTGCTGTTCCCGATATTCGACCTCTTCCTCGAACGACGAGAACGTGCGGCGTTCGGGCGGGGGCAAGTCCGCGCCGTCGGGCGTCAACCCGGGTGGCCCGTCGCCGGATCCCTGCTGCGCCGCCGCCTCGGCGTAGGCGCTCGACGGGGGACCGGTGCCGCTCGCGCCGTCGTAGGCGTCGTTGTACATGTCGAGTACGGCTTCCAGGTCGGCTGCGCCGCGGCCCCCGAGGACGCTGTCGGCGCTCAGGTCGGCGCCGTTCAGCGCGTTCCCCAGTTCGGTGAGGGCACTGAGGGCGTCGCGATGGGCCTTGGCGAGCTCCTCGAAGTCGTCCCCGTGGTTCTGCCGCAGATCCTCCATCAGATCCTGGGCCCGCCACGTGAACTTCGTCCGCTGGTACTGCTCGAACGGCGAACTGAACCACGCCAGCATCTGGTCGGCCGCCCACGGGGCGAAATCCCCCCATTCCGCGTCGCCGTCGATCGAGCCGGTCATGCCGAACTCGGCGACGAAGCCGGAGACGTTCACCTGGGTGCCGAGCGGGCCGACGGCGTCGTAGATGCCCGCCGCCGCGGAACCCGTTGCCGGTGGCGGGCCGGATCCTCCCGCACCCGGATTGAGGACCGACCCGAACGATGCGTCGAGGGCGGCGCCGACGCTCATCAACCGAACGTAGATCTCGGGATCGAGGTAGTCCATGTCCAGACGGACGTTCCCGTCCTCGCCGGTCTGCAACGAGTGCAGCCACTCGTACTGGCGGCTGAGGTTCTCCCGCATCTCCTCGATCGCAGCCTTGATCCGCGCCAGTTGAGCCAGCTTCTGGGAGATGTGCGCGTGCTTCTCCGCGATGTCGAGCGCGTGCTCGGCCTTCCATCCCGTCCGGGTGTCGCTCATGTTTCCCCCTCGATGTGGAGGCCCTCGAGGACGGCGACGCGCAATGGGCCGATGTCACGGGCGACCCCGGAACCGTCACCCCGGTGGGCGACGATCGCGCGCAGCAGATCGATGTCGGCCTCCTCGAACGGACGCACCACGCCGTGCGGTGACACGATCACGCCGTTGGCCAGTTGTGCCCATGTGCCCGGAGCGGCTGCGAGTTCGTCGAGTTGCGCCAACGTCGGTGCAGCGCAGGCGCGCCGGTGGGCGACGCACCCCCAGGCTTCGGTGATGGCTGTGTCGACGGCGGCGACGAGGTCGGCCGGAAGCGGCACCCACCCTCTGCGCAAGCCGATCAGCTGGATGAACTCGGCAAACGAATCGTCGATGCTGCTGCCGATGCGGGCGATCAGCCAGAGATCGAGGTCGATCCCGACCTCGGCGGCGTCTTCCCAGAGCCCGCCTCTCGCGTCGGCGGTCGGGGGGCCGACCTCACGGAGCAGTCGGGCGAGCTGATGCTCACTGCCCCGGAGCGCCCGAGCGGCGATGGTCAGCTCCTCGCCGTGGGCCCGGCCAGACCCGACCCCGCACGGGACCGTAGGCCACGAACCGACCTCATCCGCGAGCGGTCCGGCCACGTCCGACCTCACCACGACCACCGGTGTGGGTTCACGACCGGCCAGCGCGGCCTGCCCGACCGCGTTCGCCACGCGCAACACCTGGCCGACCAGATCGTCCTCACAGACCACCACGCCCTGACCAGCCCCCACCTCCGCGGCCGCCTCGAGGACGACCGCGCTCGCGCCGGCGCGGGTTGCCGCCGGGCCGACGCGATCGACCTCCCCTTCGTGCACGATCACCGCGTCGGCAGTCACCCCCCGCAGCGGGCGCTCGGCCATGACCGCTGACGCGTCGCCGCCGACCGCCACCGCGCAGACTCCGGCGCCGGTCAACGCCGCCTCGTCGCCCACCATCCGGGCCGGCCCCGACCCGACGGCGACGACCGCGTCAGCGGCGACGCTGTCGGGACGGCCGTCGAGAACCGGTCGGACCACCACGGCCGACCCGTCGATCGGATGTGGTCCGCTCGACACTGCGACGGGCAACCCGTTGTCGTCCTGAGCTTCACCGAGGTGATCGTCCACGCCGGGCGCGACCCGGCGCATCACCAACACGGCCGGATCGACCGAGCTCAAGAGGTCGGCCGACCACAGCTCGACGGCGTCGTGATGGTGGCCCGCCGCCGAGTCGAGGAGCAGCCGCAGGAGCGAGAGGTCCCGGCGGGTGTATCGCTGCGCCACGAGCGTGCCGCCTGGATCCACGCTGCCGACGGCGTCGGCGAGGTGACCGAAGAACGCCGGATCGACGGCCCAACGCCGGACTCGGAGCACGTCGGCGAGAGCCACCCGTGTCGAGTCCTGGCCGCGTTGCACCGCAACCCGCATGGCGCGGACGATGCGATCCACCGGTCCGGCAATGGCAGCGGAGAGCGAGTGGCCGCCTCGGTGGCGGACCAGCCTTCGGGCGAGGGCACGGCCCGCCGCCGCGGTGTCGCCGTCGAACCGGGCAGTCCACTCGGCGGGCGACACGCCGGCTTCGGCCGCGAGCCGGAGGTAGGCCTCGTCTGTT is a genomic window containing:
- a CDS encoding VOC family protein, translated to MALNGLLDIELRVPDPAELGDFWERRGMQRSADGVYGTVDRPVQLRIAEGDHRHLAELHLSCAEEADLAAIAARLDTLGVAATTADTTLTCTDPVLGHTVVIDVGAPAPLTPVPVRPANRPGEQGRTTARAGAVDERHTPRAPRRLGHVVLGTPDPEASVRFYLDGLGFKISDSVLNGFATFARIEADHHNLLIHPAPTGYLNHYAMEVDDVDAVGAAGTAVVAERPDASVVGIGRHNLGSNVFWYLTDPAGNTFEFFTDMDQIVDDDAWERDHCRRDWEGSDGPAGFSVWGPTDPPPEFFAPTDLDAIAAARATRGLV
- a CDS encoding TetR/AcrR family transcriptional regulator, which produces MADTTEPAPPRRRQARADATRLALLDAAVHEFAAHGFEGATTRAIATRAGTHQPQINYHFASKDELWRAAVDHVFGKLDAALFAQLGDEATEGLDTREGFAALLRAIVRAVAGLPELNRIMMQEATADSERLAWIVEHQTRARYDLLAGAWRDLRARKLVADLDETVVYYALIGSASLAYVNAPEARRLLDRDPIDDGFVEAHAEAMVTMFLGPDPA
- a CDS encoding VOC family protein, whose amino-acid sequence is MADPLPPAPSWRGINHLALVTPDMEVTTRFYAGVLGMPLVMTLMAGPMRHYFFEMAPGNTVAFFEIRDAETFRKGAGSPAPHPVQLDHLSFNVADEDALHQLRERLVAAGTEVTEIVDHEQMKSVYFTDPNGIALEASYWVIDGTGRPMNIHDARVFADPDPVPAVAELAAGAIAALPTTSLV